TTGTTTGTGAACTTTTTCTCCATTAATTTTCACAGCTACAAAGTCTTTTTTTCCAGAACATATACGACTATTCTCATCATCTTCATAAAACCTTTCCACTTcttttgcaatgtcatcaataaTTCCAGCAGCTTTCTTTTTTCCTAGGTGAGGTACAATTCCTTGTTCTTTAACTAGCTTCCTTGTTGTTTTCACAACTCTCTCTGTAactttaaatttgttcattattttctCGCAAGACCAAGAGGTAGGGAGAAGACTGATGATTCTTACTGTGTCTTCTTTGTTAGCTGTAAGAGTTTTAGCTCACAACTGTCCTTATTTTGAATAACTGAATCATTTTCTACAAAACACAATCTCAACTTCTTCTTTACTTCTTCTGATACTCTCTGTGCTTTTGAACTGATTGCTAGATTTCTTTTGTTAGAATTGAGTTTTCTGATCTTAGAAGTACCTACTTCGCGAaagttccaaaatattaaaagcaGAGTCTAGTTTCTCTGCAACTTCTGTGATGTTAACAAATTCATCAACCTCTTCCTCATCATTTTCATTTTCTTTGGTAACAAATATCTTACTGTAGCATGTTGGGCACAGAGATTTTCCAGGCACAAGACATAACCTCAAACTTACATCTTGAAAAGTATGCTTCATATTAATTTCCCTGAGTCCTTTTGATATCACCTTCTTGTGAACTTGCATCGGGTCACAACAAACACGACCGAAAATATGATAATACTTGCATAGAAACTTGATCTCATGATATTTACAAACTGTGAAAATAGCCTTATTCACTCTCAACTGCAACAGATTTTTATCTTCCTCACTGAACTCACTTATCAGTTTCATTTTCATAGGCACATTACCATAAACATTCTTGTGACATTCTTCTGAAGTAAAACTTCCTATTGAACAGATACCCTCCATACTgataagtaaacataaataagaCAAAATATCCAAAGATAACACAAATACTAATTAATGTGCAGTGCTCCTTGTAGTACAGATTAATAGTGCATTATAATACGTACATATTGTAATATTCTAAATGTGATgataatatgaattttaattatttatatgaaattggTTGATacaattgatgttttttttaatgggtgGGTAAGTAACATACCCCTAGAGTATAAGGCAAAATtccacacattaaaatttttttttctgcattcaCAGTGCAGTCTCAAAGTCCAAATTTTTACAGAAGTATACTGTCATATAGAGCTTCATTCTGGTATAATCCCAAATTTTTATCAGTTtgcccaccagagatatttaggtgtaaaatttgtaaaaaatgcaaaaagtgGGAAGTTGACGAGCTCATAGAAACAAAAGGAAATTTTCTCAGGTTTCATTTTTGGTATACAAAGACTACTGGTAGAAAGGAATTCCCTGTGTGAATTTCAACTCTGAGACTTGAAGTCTTCCTTTCACTACACGCCACTGAATCTCTTATTTTTGACCCAAATTTTGACTATATTTGTACCccaattttgtatataaaaaaataaaagaaatatattttactacatatAAAGTTAGTTCAGAGCATGCTCAGTACAGTGCTATTTAATTCATAATTCCGGAAGCagccaataaaaatttattggagTTCCCCCAAAGTCTTGCAAACGTCAAAACTGCCGCACCCGGTCATGTAAATCTAGCAACCATTAATAAACCAAgcatgataaaattattttaatttggttttgGACTTATTATATGCTAGTGAggccacacacaaaaaattatttttttctaaaatggtCAAGCAACTTGTGCTGGGATACTTGATATGGATTGACCCCACATGCAGTAACATAAACGGAAAGCTGGGAATCTCTGAGCTAATCTGTGTGGGTTCGTGTTCTTATCCTCTGATATATTATATCAGTCTCTGTTTATGTGATTTATCTCGGCTTGCATGTGGTAGAACAGGCCTTCACTGAATAActattaatgtattaattatattaaaaaaatatttttcaggtaaTGGATTGGTGGAGTGAAGATGTTTTTGGCAATGAGTGTTGGAGTATTGGGCTTGAAAGACCGGGCAAAATTGTTAACCCAACGATAAAACAAGAAAGTTATAAGCAGGTGGTAAGTTTTAGTTCTTTGAATTTGATCATGGATGTACACACGGCATATACCTAAATCAGAGGAAGTTGACACATTTGGACAGAGCAAGTGGAAATAGGGAGCAGGGTGgttgaaagagggggggggggggggttaccatCTGGGAAGTGGTGGGGCAGAGGGGGGGAAAGGGATCAGGTAGTTATGGTTGTAAGATGCGAGGGATAGGGGAGAACATGATGTAAGAAGGGTTGATATGAGGGGAACACAGGTAGAATGAGGCATACAACTGTGAAGGAGAGGAAGCAACATGTAGGGAAAGGGTAAAGCATTAATATGGGAACAATGAACTATAGGAGCATGTATAAAAAGGTAGACAAGGCTTGTATCACAGATGTTGTGGTAACGGTAGAGATGTGGTTGGATGAGGAAGTAGGGGTTGTAGAGCTAAGGAGCTGGCTAAGTATGAGATATTGAGAAGAGACTTGAACAGAAATTGTTGGATTGTCTGGGATAGGAACTGACAGGTAAGGTAGAGTACTGGAGTTACCAATCAAGGGACAGGATAGAAAGGTAAGGCTGCTGGAAAGTGTACAGATCACCAGGGCAAGTGGAGGAAACCATACAGGTGCTAAAGGAAATGTTAGATATGTTGAGGAAGAGAGCTGGGTGGTCATGGCTGGCGATCTCAACATGTCAGGATTGGTGGTGTGGGAGGCAGGACTAGAAGAGATGGTAGTAAGTTAAGCAAAGGTAGGCCTTCCAACTGGCACATAGAAGGCTCGAGCAGGTATTGGAGGAGCAAACGAGACATGGAAGAGGGAACTAGAGAATGTAGGTATCACTGAATGTGAGCTAGTATGACCGGTGCAGGCAGTGATGGGAGTATAGTGATGGAGTCTATCAGTGACCACAGGATCCTGGTGGAGGAGATAGAAATGGAATGGAGGGAGAAAGATAAGAGGCAGAAGAAAATTGGAAGAATTTGGGGGAGATCATATCAAACTAGGGCGGAGAATTACTGAAGGTGGGCAGGAATTGAAAGGCTTGACAACAAATGGATGGCACTAAGAGGCATCCTGAGGCTGGCTGGGTATGGTTTGTGCCAGTCAAAAGGGTAGGGAAAGGAGAAGACTCGTTGACTATGGGGAAGAGATTCAAATTCTGAAGCTCTAATATAGGAGGCTTAATGGCAAAACCAGAAAGCTGGAAGGGGAAAACATGAAAGCAGAATTAATGAAGGAAAATAACGTAAGTACGTAAGGTATGCGTACAAGGGAAGGCTGCTGGAGGAAGGAAAATTGAGTTGACCTATACAGCTATTTACAAAGAGTGAAGGGAGAAGAGGGAATAGAGAGCACGCAGTCTGCTCAGGAGTTATCACTCCTAGTTAAAGTAGAGGCTTTGgggtatcaaaaaaaaaaattaaaaagggggTGGAGCTACATGGAGTAGGGAAAGAAAAGAGACCACAAAAGTGCATGGTGGTGCTATGTGGCAGAGGTGTGGAACTAAGATTGGCAGCGCTGACATATGGTTGATGACAGAGCTGGTAGGTAGTGCGCAGATACACGGCGGTAAAGCATACAGCCTGGGGACGAGGGTCTAGGAGGTGGTGCTCCCTGGTGGGAAGGAGAGGACTTAAGAAGGTCTTAAATTTAGGTCTACAGGAGGCTGAGAGATAAGTGAGCCGGGTGCAAGCATGGGCGTGGTTGTTGTCCACGGGAGGGAGAGCTGGGGGCAGAGTCGGTCATTGCCCAGCCCTGAATCCTCAGAAGCACAGTGAAAAACGGTGGGGGCAGGGGTGCAGGGTGAGTGCCGGGCGTGCTCTGGCGCTCCGGAACAGGAGCCGCACGAAAGATAAAACTTGCCGCGCCCGTGCATTGGCGGCACTGATGGGAGTGGGGCGGTCCAGTGCAGGAGCGTGCTGCCGGTGCTTTGGACTGAGGAATTACACGCCAGAACGTGCAGAAGGGCGAGTGAAACTGTGAGACGCTGCTAGCACAGCGTGGGACAGAGTGGCCGCTAAGGTTTAAATAGTGAGGGCTTCTCAGggtacagaaatttaaaaatattcaatctGAGTCTCACActtctcgtgtgtgtgtgtgtgtgtatatatgtatatatatatatataaagtgtgaGACTCAgattgaataaatatatatatatatatatataaaaatttgaaGGTGCCAAGGAAACTGTTTAATTTGTGGCACACAGAGGTGGGTACAGAGGAAGGAAAGATCACGGGCGAAAGCTCTGGAGGGAGAGTAGGGGAACGGGAAAAGCGAGACACTCATTTCTGGTGAGGACAgagagggagtggaatgggctttgAGGGAGAAGTATTCGAAGTGAGAATTACAAAGTACCTAAgctgaggggagggggagagtggAGAAAGGTTTGAACTCTGTGCCTTGCTAGTGGAAGTGCAATTGCAAGTGGGAATTTGTTCAAATTCAAGTAATTGCTGGTTTTCCAATGTAAAAATTATACGTAACGAGCAGGAGATAAGCTGTTGTTGATTTTATGTTTTGGTCATGGCTTACTGGTTTTCTACATCatctatttttatgtatgaagGTTCCTTctcctctccctcccccctccccccacagtCCACTGTCTACACAGACATCTGAAGtggaaaataagaaataaaacaagGAGCTAAGCCctgtatttatagaaaaaatgtaactaaaccaaacaaactattgtttaaaaatttttttatttaacttttctccttttgtttttgtttattgttgtaTGGCCCTAAGGACCCTTCTCCCCCACGAAAGAGGGTGAATTCTGGAAAATGTTCTCCCTTTTGTTTTGAGCTGCATATGTCCTAGTGTGAAATGTGTCACTGGGTCAGTGACATCATGAATTGGTGGGTGAAACAGGGTGGCCTGAGAAAACACCTGACGTAGTTAAACTTCAGTTGGTTACATACCTGTTATGTGTGATATTAAGTGATTTTGTAGCAAAGAAATTGGTTTACTGAAGTATGTTATATATGCCAGGAGCACCGCTGTCACTTTGGGCAGAAAGATGGAGTGGTATATTGTACGTGACAAAACGTTTATCTGTCATTAATCATGTTTCGTTCCTGTGGGCGTACTTTTGTTTCAACTTTAGGAgaacacatatatatttaatgcAATTTTCTCTGGGGAAGGGGTAGAGAGGGGACTGATGCTTCCACCTTCTCTCCTGTTAATTTTCTTCGGGACTGATATGTGTTCACTTTGTCATACTTATTTTTTACTGTGTTTGCAAACCTTTTTATGTAAATTGATTGTTTGTTTATAACATCATGACAAGGATGAGCCGATATGTACTTTCAGTTTTTTAATATTGCTGCGAGAGTTAGGAATTTCCAAAAGATGGCGTGCTGTGATGTTGTTGAATATTACCTATTACTTTACATTCACTACATTGCAACACCCAGAACATTTGAAAAGGATGCTTGACAGTGGCTGATTATGGTTAGTAAAAATTAAGTCGATTTTCCATCAGTCActgttatataaaatataacacaaaTCCTTTAAAAAGTGTTTCCACAATGCAGACACTACACTTCACCCAATAGATCGGGTGTCTTAAAGTCATGGATCAGCTGGATGAAAAGCTGTAGTAATGGCATTCATGCATGTCCACCTCCTGACATTAGTGTTGATCATTTAGTAAACTTTATGTGTATGTACTTTTTAAGTCCAGGAGTTGGTACTATTCTGTGGGCCCTTTTATTTTTCAGGAAATTACTGTTGAGAACAACTGTAACAATGAAAGTTATGATGATGTTGATGAAGATGACTCTAGCCATGAAGATGATGGTGGTGATGAAGATGACTCTAGCCATGAAGTTACAAGTAATGGAAGTGTCATTGATTTCAGCCCTGATTCCTCCATGGCAACTTGTGACATCACATTTCCTAGCATTAAAAAAGAGGTAAGATAAATGTGTGAATGATAATTTTCAGTCAAGTATTAACATGGTAAGACGTGACATTAATGTTCAGCTCCAGTAAAATTACATCTCTTAATTGGTTAATATAAACTTAAGGCACAGTCTTGTAtcacatgttgatttttttttcaaatattaatttttttgtttaaaggctATCCTTGTAGATTGTGATCATccctaatttaaatattttgtttaggcacaaatatttactgaaaatTATATGCAAGCGGTAAAATGTCATGCAAttgattgtaaaaattaatacttgcTTGACTATTTACTACTGTTTGGTGATTCTTGGTTGATAGctggaaaaacaatttttgatcaggcataaaatgcaagagagctattatACACCAATCCCTCTCTTAGCACGATGAACGCATTCCTAAAAATGATAGTGTTATccgaaattgcgtattctgaagcattggtctccataaatagcaaggctaatttacttaatgtgttccaaaatgtgtagggaaatattctttacgtaatataaatctGTGGAATAACACTCagcgataaatatgtcacactatgtatctttataagcctaccatagAATATATTGACAGATACAACACCGCGTAACGGTAGATAGGTGGTTATATACTTATCGTTAGTCGGTTGGTTGGCTTGTCTGCCTGGGTGTGACCTTCATCTTGtttcaaaccatcctttactgaaactgatattactgtctggatatttacattataatatttcaaaaattaaagtgcttattcacgtatcactgcttggttcacaccaatccatttatttaacaaccttttccatgtgaatcatctgttcatttctgttccagtatctaataataaataaattcccaCTAGttcaaccaacagcatcagacttttataaacgtttgatagagtccttatttcatacgtttgtgtgcacagttgacatgcttaaaactaaagtgcaaccaacataagtgtgaccttcatgacattctgcacaaagtaatacttctagttttgtctcaaatacttgaacacgatgcattacgcTTTAACTTGGAAGCTATGATTCCAATATGATTtcactatgattccaactgcaggtgcttgcgtaCGTACAGTTACCGGTAGACGAATGAGCAGACGTTGTTTGTGCGtgtgagttccctgccactggctagggtgaagttcatcacggcctggtctgtggtcgGCGACAACGGAACAGGGACCTGCTGAATAAGGTGAAATAAGCTAAAGAAATATAACTCACATTAATTTAATGTCCGGCTTAAAAATCTGTGCCGAAGTTATGCCAATTTGCAGTATAGTTCCATCACGGTTTTGCCTCATGTCAAAGTGCATTCGACCCACTCTACTTCTGACACGCAATAGTGGCTTAGCCTCCGGTGACACATGTTTACAAACTGCCTGGGTTTGTCACTGGTCTTTCCTGAGAGTTTGAGTAGCTCAACTTGCCTCACTGAAACATGTTTCCACGTGTCTAAGTGGAGCTGTTCTGAGATGGCTAGACGTCTCACGTCATGTGTCTCGCATCCTTAAACCACTTTTAGACGTACCACCATTTTTGAAAGAAGTAGGTATTTCGATTTTACCCATACATTTAATGTGTTTGAATGTACGGCAATTTTGGCTCCAGGTGCTTTCACATGTTTGACCGTTACAGCGTGTCAGTACTGTAATGTATTTAGTTTGATATCTTTCCAAAAATAACTCAAATTCaggctgtaatttatttttgaattagaaactaccaaactAATTGGAGTACCTGTTGACTCTAGAATATCTGATTTATACATAAGCTGTGTTAAGTGGTATATATAAAACATCAttgtaaacaaagaaaatgttaAGTGTGGGTGCTGTGCATAAGATTGTATTAATAACAAAACCTTGTGTGATCTATTCAAATTCATTACTATATTTTCTAAAGTCGAAAGTTACGAACATCCTACAACAACTGTATAATTATCGTGATGAACAAtatgaattttttcaaaaaatttcagtACAATACACTTGGTGTGTCTTGCGGAACTAGATGCCTTGCATGGATTGGGTTTTATGGACTATTACTCTAATGGTGTGATATTCATTTGTTTAAACCATTCCAAACATGAGTGTCTCGAGACAGTCTTAAACAAAACACATATATGATAAATATTCCAAGAGCAAACAACAGATGATTTTTGCTTTGATTAAGTTATTGCTAGCTCTGCGGGTGAAGCAGTACTTCTGGTAAATACAAGTTGCTGTGAGGATATAATGGCTAAGCAACTCATAGATTAAATAGATAGTTAATTAATTGAAATTGGCAACTACCAAATCCACACAAAGATTCGATTTCCGAATTAAAATAGTTACAATTTATGGCATTATCATAATTTGAAAAGAACTTGACAGTTTTCTTAATGTTTACTTTATACAACAACAATGGGACATCTGTGTACAAATAGTCACTTAGAAATAACCAACCTTGGAGCGAAGATCAGGTACATTTCTATTTCTCCTGGTAGACTTGGCAGTCTTTGGCCAACCTCCACACTTCTTCTTGATAACAGCTCCTGATAAGAATGTCTGATGACCTCGATTCTTTTAGTTACAAACCCTGTATTCTCAAACTCCGGACTGGATCTGCTGGTTCTCCTCACTAACTGGCGTCGCCTTTGGAAGTGGATTAGATCATTTATTGTTGTCTTCCTGCACATCAGTGGTTCTCTGAAATCTTCTTTGTTGGTTGCTCTTCTGACATTATGTACTCCAAATATTGCCTTTATGAATTTGGCACTCGTAGTTACTTTTCGTAAAGTTTCAGTATTAGGTCAATTCCTCCGCTTACATATGCTGCATTTTTTGTTGTCTAAAGAATTGTCTTCTATAATATTTTTGATGTGAAATTTAATATTAGTTGATGACAGTTACTTATTATAATCTTCGCAGAAgtcttattttttgaaaaaaaattttagtgaaTTATCATTCTCGAATTGAGTTTATCCCTATCATGACATgtacaataaaaattacatttgtcTTTCCGACACTACGCAGATACAAATTTCTTCCATATTGTGTTCAAGATTCAACTGCCAAAAGTTGCAAATGAAAAACGAATCATCTTTTGCTAAAAAAGACTCtcttatgtttttttaaacataaataaatgcaCTTATACTACATTATaaagaatattaaaatgtttttggtCAAATATTTTGTTAATCTTGTTCTTTGCCAAGCAGGCTAAACTTATACCTTCATAGTACACTTAAGATATTCCGGTACAACTATTTTTACCGTTAAGCATGAAGTCATCACCGTGTGGCTCCTGACATACGTAATTGTCCACCCAGAATGCACATACCTACATGTCTGGATTGGGCACATTTTGCACAATATATATTATTCAAGGTTAACAGATTTCTTTACTGCACTGGGGTCGATGCCTAGGCCTGTTCAGTCCGGCATTGCGGTGTGTGTGGTAGTCAGGCCGGTACACTACCTCTATTCTCCTTGCTATGCTGCACATTAAGCATTCCAGCATACACATGCCCAGCGAAAACTTGACCGTGCCCGGAATGTGTAGTATGTGCTTGTTATGACCTAGTTCTTTGAAGCACTCGTGCACCAAGATGATCATGTGGTTAGTCAGTCTGAGTACCAACACCACTCGCCACCTAGCCTCTGCGTTCCGACGCACAACCATACATAACTTGCTTTCAGGTTTTTCCATTTAAGAACATGCACTTGTCTCACTCCTCGCTGTTGGCGCCACTTGACATgggtttttaatacataatttggtGAGAGTGGTTCAAGGTGTTTTAATGGGTACTGTGTGGTTAAGGGCAACACGGACCAAACGAGGACTTTAAACTAAGGGCATTACGTAGCCCAATTGATGGAAAAATGAGACAAGACCCCtttcttgatgtaagtttttggacatacgccattgctaagaactttttctgttgaagaaaaactaataaataaaataaataaataaataaaaaaaaaaaaaaaacacacaaaattaagcaaacaattgcttgtttctgtttaggtaaaactattgtatttgtttgttttttcgttttgtcatgttttttgtctcgcttcaactgttgtgctgaattattttgggtttcaatatttttgtgttgtcatcatttgtggggattttttcgttctcttagtacatttttctttgttttttctttgtttgctgaccatattcctgtttcggaatattttgtggtgttcatatccttggtgacaacagcaattgtttgcttaattttgtgttttttttttgttttttttattatttatttatttattttatttattagtttttcttcaacagaaaaagttcttagcaatggcgtatgtccaaaaacttacatcaagtcatgcactcccattgcacaaatcttttaaagataagaCCCCTTTCATTAATGCTTTGTGCACAGATCTAGTCAGCTTTCAGTCCCAGACATGCAAGATGTCAATGAAACACATGGGCTCTCTTGGCATCCCACACACCTCTACACTTCCACGCACTCCCATGTGGTTGAAGAGAAAAACATGTTTCCAGCAATACATACCTCACTATACTTTTCGTGCTCCCGTACTTCATGGAAGTTGATATAGAGAAATCCAATGAGACAAGGGATAAACTTCCTCTTTTTTCCTCTTGAGTGATAGAGCATTGTTCACCACGGCCTAGTGCACATGTCATGTAATGAGGGTAAATTATGGCAGGACAGGAGAAGGGTTGGATGGTTTGGAGCATCAAAGTCTTATGTTAGATATAAAATAAGAGAATATTTTCAATCTCCCCAAAGgctgttggtaaagatgttttcaCCTATTTTCaggaaatgaaaacaaaattttaccttaatttattttaattttacaatataaattttgtaactgaaacaaaaaaaaatataacacctTCTTAGCATACAACAATTTatgtaatttagaaaaaaaatttatatttataagtatgttaagtttttttttttgtcctgtcaTGGTACTATACATTCTAAATGTTTTTGACATAGGAAGCTGAggaacatttaaaaaaggaataCGAAGAAATAGAAATCTGTGAAGAATATGTTTCCAAATTATCAGAAGAAACTAATGGTAAGTATGCTAAGTTTACTGGTAACTTAAACTTATCTTTAATATTTAACACAATTCAATTTAATGTAACTCAAacttatttgtttgtattttagtATCAAAAATACTAGGTGAGGCAGAAGGGTCAGAAGTTTGTGAAATGGCTAGTACTCACCTCCTATTGGGGCGAGCGCTGTGCGGCAAGTCTCGACAAGTTTGTGAGGTCTTAGCATTTGTTTATCAGTTGAAGTCATGGTGCCGTGTGTATAGTAGAGCACCATAGTTTTGCATACGACAGTTTTGTCAGAAATAATTAGTCAGTCACGGCAGTTCAGTGCAAATTTCGTCGTCACTTCAACATCCACAGAAACCAAGCTGTTCCCGTAAAAAACACCATTCTTCGTTGGGTTGAAGCACTTCGTACGCAAGGAGTTTTGATGAACAGAAGACCACTAGAGTCTCCATGAACGGCTTGAACCCCTGAAAATGTAAAAGTAGTTCGTTAAGCCCTTCTGCGCAGTCCAGATTGATCTGTTTGGTGGCATGCTGCTGAACTTGGCCTGAGTAATCGTTCAGTAAGGCGTATTTTGCATTTAGAGCTGCATTTACACCCGTACAAATTGGCCATTGTGTAACAGTTGCAGTCTGGGAATTACGCTCAACAACTGACCTTCGTGCTTCAGATGGAAGCAAtttttcaacaaaatgaaaatcttattttgttCGTGAGTGATGTTCATTTTCATCTCAATGGTATGGTGAATCAACAGAACTGCCGTTATTGGGCTAATGAAAATCCTAGAGATTTACACTAAAGACCGCTGCATAGCCTGAAAGTGACAGCTTGGTGCGCTATAGCCACAACTTGCATCATTGCCCCTTACCTTTTTGCAGACGATAATGGAAATGCTGTTACCATGAGCTCGGAGTGCTATGTCGAGATGATCAACAACATCTTTTTTCCTAAATTACTACGAAGACGAATATCCCAGGATGGGGCAACGGCCCACACAGCTAGAGCTTCAATGGACATTATTCACCCTCTCTTCCCTCGTCGCGCCAATTCCAGGTTTCGTGATGCTCACTGGCCTCCTCTGTCTCCCAATTTAACCATGTGCGATTTATTCTTGTGGAATCACCTCAAGGCACGCACGTGTATACCAGCACAATCCCCAAACAACAGAGGAATTTAATGAAGCGATTCGCGTGGAAGCCGCCCAAATCGGCCGACTGAAGTTGGAAAGAGTGAATGCTAACTTTCAAGAACGCCTCCAAAAGTGCATCGCTGGTCATGGCCATCacataaagtatgtaattttccATACTTGATTTTCTCAAATGCTATGGAAAGA
This genomic window from Bacillus rossius redtenbacheri isolate Brsri chromosome 6, Brsri_v3, whole genome shotgun sequence contains:
- the LOC134533273 gene encoding uncharacterized protein LOC134533273 isoform X4 encodes the protein MDWWSEDVFGNECWSIGLERPGKIVNPTIKQESYKQVEITVENNCNNESYDDVDEDDSSHEDDGGDEDDSSHEVTSNGSVIDFSPDSSMATCDITFPSIKKEEAEEHLKKEYEEIEICEEYVSKLSEETNGPPGGLLRRWNTGRWKL
- the LOC134533273 gene encoding uncharacterized protein LOC134533273 isoform X5 gives rise to the protein MDWWSEDVFGNECWSIGLERPGKIVNPTIKQESYKQVEITVENNCNNESYDDVDEDDSSHEDDGGDEDDSSHEVTSNGSVIDFSPDSSMATCDITFPSIKKEEAEEHLKKEYEEIEICEEYVSKLSEETNGPYGNRQVKK